One window from the genome of Luteithermobacter gelatinilyticus encodes:
- a CDS encoding host attachment protein, with translation MIINQPKCWIAVADGSRARFFLKQNAKYDLKELEGFALPSLPSREIDMDQPGRQSGGANGSRHAMEPRNDAHDLAEEEFAREMVKKLNEHARNKDFEKLILIAAPKTLGHMRKAMEPQLKDLIETEIPSDLTKMSAHELKNYLQNNL, from the coding sequence ATGATCATCAACCAACCGAAATGCTGGATTGCGGTTGCAGACGGTAGCCGCGCCCGTTTTTTCCTCAAACAAAACGCCAAATATGATTTGAAAGAACTGGAAGGGTTTGCCTTGCCCAGCCTGCCTAGCCGGGAAATCGACATGGATCAGCCCGGCCGTCAAAGCGGCGGCGCGAATGGCAGTCGGCATGCCATGGAACCCCGCAACGACGCTCATGATCTGGCGGAAGAGGAATTTGCCCGGGAAATGGTCAAAAAACTCAACGAACACGCCCGAAACAAGGATTTTGAAAAGCTGATCCTAATTGCGGCCCCCAAAACGCTGGGACATATGCGCAAGGCCATGGAACCGCAGCTGAAAGATCTGATTGAAACCGAAATTCCCTCTGATCTGACCAAAATGTCGGCCCATGAGTTGAAGAATTACCTGCAAAATAATCTTTAG
- a CDS encoding aromatic-ring-hydroxylating dioxygenase subunit beta, which translates to MTTVIRSNPDIREIEDLLYEEASCLDRADLNAFYELYTEDGTYWMPVKPDQEDPLNHISIFYDDKLLMNIRRINFHETKAPSLDHPVRCSHIISNIRVEHIDEATGDITVTSNFHALLYYKNQQVFGGTYRHVLARTEDGLKIRHKRVDLINCDAALDSLVIYL; encoded by the coding sequence ATGACCACGGTGATCAGAAGCAACCCGGACATCCGGGAAATCGAAGACCTGTTATATGAAGAGGCCTCTTGTCTGGACCGGGCGGATCTCAACGCCTTTTATGAGCTTTATACCGAAGACGGTACCTACTGGATGCCGGTCAAGCCGGATCAGGAAGACCCGCTGAATCACATCTCGATATTTTATGATGACAAACTGCTGATGAATATTCGGCGGATCAATTTTCATGAAACCAAAGCGCCATCCCTGGATCACCCGGTACGCTGCTCGCACATTATTTCCAACATCCGGGTGGAACATATTGACGAAGCCACAGGCGATATCACGGTGACCTCCAATTTTCACGCTCTGCTCTATTACAAAAATCAGCAGGTCTTCGGCGGCACCTATCGTCATGTGCTCGCCCGCACAGAGGACGGCCTCAAAATCCGTCACAAGCGGGTAGATCTGATCAACTGTGACGCCGCACTCGACAGCCTGGTGATCTATCTGTAG
- a CDS encoding aromatic ring-hydroxylating dioxygenase subunit alpha, with product MTYSIQQLADMVQETRTHRKLYTDEEIFDLEMDRIFGKAWIFVGHESQIPKPGDYYTCNIGKQPVIMVRDKSGEIHVLFNRCTHRGAKLVNQEYGSARVFCCGYHGWTFATDGTLMGIPHNKGYENTGFDIKDPANNMKRVPRYGDYRGFVFASLSPEGPSLEEYLGHVATSIDNMIDRSPEGKLVMDGGVLKYDHTCNWKLFMDNLNDTTHPMVAHKSVGQATKKLMASMPKDTPPPREAEIIFPFGSSYEFFDNMGVTACAYGNGYSGGKTSIHADYSEIPGYLDAMYAAYGKEKTEDILSINRHNTILYPSMTLKGAIQNIRVVRPVAVNRTIIETWHFRLVGAPDEMFQRNILYSRLINSSGSMVGPDDLECYRRIQEGVEADAGDWVDMHRNLGQDREEEPGVMRGIGTSDLSFRNMYKAWKEYMTAPEYSEVEAAE from the coding sequence ATGACCTATAGCATACAACAACTGGCGGATATGGTTCAGGAAACCAGAACCCACCGCAAGCTGTATACTGATGAAGAAATCTTTGATCTGGAAATGGACCGCATTTTCGGCAAGGCCTGGATTTTTGTGGGCCATGAAAGCCAGATCCCCAAGCCCGGCGATTATTACACCTGCAATATCGGCAAACAGCCCGTGATCATGGTGCGGGATAAATCCGGCGAAATCCATGTATTGTTTAACCGCTGCACCCATCGTGGCGCCAAACTGGTTAATCAGGAATACGGCAGCGCGCGGGTGTTTTGCTGTGGTTATCACGGGTGGACCTTTGCCACCGACGGCACCCTGATGGGGATTCCCCATAACAAAGGGTATGAAAACACCGGTTTTGACATCAAGGACCCGGCCAATAACATGAAACGGGTGCCCCGTTACGGCGATTACCGGGGGTTTGTCTTTGCCAGCCTTAGCCCCGAAGGGCCATCGCTGGAAGAATATCTGGGCCATGTTGCCACCAGCATCGACAATATGATCGACCGCTCGCCCGAGGGTAAGCTGGTGATGGATGGAGGGGTGCTGAAATATGATCACACCTGCAACTGGAAACTGTTCATGGATAACCTGAACGACACCACCCACCCGATGGTGGCCCACAAATCCGTCGGCCAGGCGACCAAGAAACTCATGGCATCCATGCCCAAGGACACCCCGCCGCCCCGTGAGGCGGAAATCATCTTCCCCTTTGGCAGCAGTTATGAGTTTTTTGACAATATGGGCGTCACCGCCTGCGCCTATGGCAATGGTTATTCCGGCGGCAAAACCAGCATCCATGCGGATTATTCGGAAATCCCAGGGTATCTGGACGCCATGTATGCAGCTTATGGCAAGGAAAAAACCGAGGATATCCTGTCCATCAACCGCCATAACACCATCCTTTATCCATCCATGACCCTGAAAGGGGCCATCCAGAATATTCGTGTCGTGCGGCCCGTGGCCGTCAATCGCACGATTATTGAAACTTGGCATTTCCGGCTGGTGGGGGCGCCGGACGAAATGTTCCAGCGCAATATTCTCTACAGCCGCCTGATCAATTCTTCCGGCTCCATGGTCGGGCCGGATGATCTTGAATGCTACCGGCGCATTCAGGAAGGTGTGGAAGCCGATGCAGGCGACTGGGTTGATATGCACCGCAATCTGGGACAGGACCGGGAGGAAGAACCGGGCGTCATGCGTGGAATCGGGACCAGCGACCTGTCTTTCCGTAACATGTACAAGGCCTGGAAAGAATATATGACAGCTCCGGAATATAGCGAAGTGGAGGCAGCGGAATGA
- a CDS encoding SDR family oxidoreductase, translating to MKNRKVIVTGGSSGIGKGICQMMLDAGYHVITLARRLPDFNHAHLEAYEVDLADPAATREAAAEITAKHKVTTLVNNAGVIRPSLIEEVSLDDLTYLTNLHLGAMILLTQACLPAMKEARFGRIINMSSRAVVGLPTRTNYAGTKAAIISMTRTWAMELGHHGITVNAIAPGPIVTEMFHEQVSEEKAKSLAQGLPVGRLGTPEDIARATLFFADENNGFVTGQTLYVCGGASLGSLTL from the coding sequence ATGAAAAACCGTAAAGTCATCGTGACCGGCGGCAGCAGCGGCATCGGCAAAGGCATTTGCCAAATGATGTTGGATGCCGGCTATCATGTGATTACCCTGGCTCGCCGCCTGCCTGATTTTAACCATGCCCATCTGGAAGCTTATGAGGTAGATCTGGCCGACCCGGCCGCCACCCGGGAGGCGGCCGCGGAAATTACCGCCAAACACAAGGTGACCACCCTGGTGAACAATGCCGGGGTTATTCGGCCCTCACTGATTGAAGAGGTCAGCCTGGACGACCTCACCTATCTCACCAATCTTCATTTGGGCGCCATGATCCTTCTGACCCAAGCGTGCTTACCGGCCATGAAAGAAGCCCGGTTCGGGCGTATCATCAACATGTCAAGCCGGGCCGTGGTGGGCCTGCCCACCCGCACCAATTATGCGGGCACCAAGGCGGCCATCATCAGCATGACCCGGACCTGGGCCATGGAGCTGGGCCATCATGGCATTACCGTGAACGCCATTGCGCCCGGCCCCATTGTCACGGAGATGTTCCACGAACAGGTCTCTGAAGAAAAAGCAAAATCCCTCGCCCAGGGACTGCCGGTAGGGCGGCTAGGTACGCCGGAAGACATCGCCCGGGCCACCCTGTTTTTCGCGGACGAAAATAACGGATTTGTAACCGGACAGACATTGTATGTCTGTGGCGGTGCCAGCCTCGGTTCGCTCACGCTGTAA
- a CDS encoding Zn-ribbon domain-containing OB-fold protein: MSAPLSLPVCQDCGTVQYPPREICGNCLSPDLQTQPVNNKGRVLGSILLHHSLEDSLRPLLPLRIATVQLDTGGILFTYCHRDCAAPGSPVTISSIPTPFADPVYIALPENVSVRSWAEVISSLGDNNEKP, encoded by the coding sequence ATGTCTGCTCCCCTCTCTCTTCCCGTTTGTCAGGACTGCGGCACTGTGCAATATCCCCCACGGGAAATTTGCGGCAATTGTCTTAGTCCAGATCTGCAAACGCAACCGGTGAACAACAAAGGCCGGGTGCTCGGCAGCATTCTTCTGCATCACAGTCTCGAAGACAGTCTGAGGCCCCTATTGCCGCTGCGCATTGCCACGGTGCAACTTGATACCGGCGGTATTCTGTTCACCTATTGTCATCGGGACTGCGCTGCGCCGGGGTCGCCGGTGACCATCAGCAGCATTCCAACCCCTTTTGCAGATCCTGTTTATATCGCCCTGCCCGAAAATGTTTCGGTGAGGAGCTGGGCGGAAGTCATTTCTTCTCTGGGAGACAACAATGAAAAACCGTAA
- a CDS encoding thiolase family protein, which translates to MSKASGGYEGVALTAPVTLPYVKSSPYGAPWFIGSALRELLKTSGLKKDQIDGLATSSFTLRPDSTITLTEYLRLSPRWIADLPYGGASGVIALQRAARAVQAGDADIIACIGGDTANAESFKKLVHDFSSFSNSSAYWYGAGGPNMAFAQITQHYMDRFGATREDFARIALSQRHNANHFDLSLFRNKPMTREDYLSARPIAGPVHLLDCVMPCAGAEAFLVMSTERAHHLGLAYAEILSTGELHNSFPDDPIQIRGGWAAYADEMYHKAGLGPRDMDMLQTYDDYPVISLMQMEDLGFCEKGQGPAFLRETNLNFDGDGLPHNTCGGQLSCGQAGSAAGYMGVVESLRQLTGQALGNPVKKAETALISGYGMINYNRGLCSAAAILRKGGQ; encoded by the coding sequence ATGAGCAAGGCATCCGGCGGATATGAGGGAGTTGCGCTGACCGCGCCGGTGACGCTGCCTTACGTGAAAAGCAGCCCGTATGGCGCTCCGTGGTTTATCGGTTCTGCACTCAGAGAACTGCTTAAAACCAGCGGTCTGAAAAAAGACCAGATTGACGGTCTGGCCACCTCTAGTTTCACATTGCGGCCGGACAGCACCATTACCCTTACCGAATATCTGCGCCTCAGCCCCCGGTGGATCGCGGACCTCCCCTATGGCGGGGCATCCGGGGTGATTGCCCTGCAACGGGCCGCTCGTGCCGTCCAGGCCGGAGACGCAGATATTATCGCCTGTATCGGTGGCGATACGGCCAATGCGGAAAGTTTCAAAAAACTGGTGCATGACTTCAGCAGTTTTTCCAACAGTTCCGCCTACTGGTACGGCGCCGGAGGGCCCAACATGGCCTTTGCCCAGATCACCCAGCATTACATGGACCGGTTCGGTGCCACGCGGGAGGACTTCGCCCGTATTGCACTCAGTCAGCGCCACAACGCCAATCATTTCGACCTATCCCTGTTCAGAAACAAACCCATGACCCGGGAAGATTACCTTTCCGCCCGTCCCATCGCCGGGCCGGTGCATCTTCTGGACTGTGTCATGCCTTGCGCTGGGGCGGAGGCATTTCTGGTGATGAGCACGGAACGGGCCCACCATTTGGGACTGGCTTATGCAGAAATTCTCAGCACCGGCGAACTGCACAATTCCTTTCCCGATGATCCAATACAAATCCGCGGCGGCTGGGCGGCTTATGCCGACGAGATGTATCACAAGGCCGGCCTTGGCCCGCGAGACATGGACATGCTCCAAACCTATGATGATTATCCGGTGATCAGCCTGATGCAGATGGAAGATCTCGGTTTTTGTGAAAAGGGCCAGGGACCGGCCTTTTTGCGCGAAACCAATCTAAATTTCGACGGCGACGGCCTGCCGCACAATACCTGTGGCGGGCAGCTTTCCTGTGGCCAGGCCGGATCAGCCGCCGGATATATGGGCGTTGTCGAAAGCCTCCGGCAACTGACCGGCCAGGCGCTCGGCAATCCGGTGAAAAAGGCCGAAACCGCGCTGATCAGCGGCTATGGCATGATCAATTACAATCGCGGCCTGTGTTCGGCGGCGGCCATTCTCAGGAAGGGAGGCCAATAA
- a CDS encoding AMP-binding protein produces the protein MTTVYDAFQNSVATYGNRPFLHIPATACTAYHDGPIDFTYGEMAQKVEHLRVFYQRRGLTTGQRMGLVLENRPDFFMHWLALNALGVSIVPINPEFSPEEINYLVSHSEAAAVISLDERAAYIASAVKDLNCPVVNLSDLETLPQQPEAVTGEKTEQTECALMFTSGSTGKPKACMLSNEYFLEFGHWYRDIGGYCTLEPGKERLLTPLPLVHMNALACSTMGMMMNGGCIIQLDRFHPRTWWQSIAESNATIVHYLGVLPAILLQIPEGPYDRAHQVKFGFGAGVNPKHHAAFEERFGFPLIESWAMTESGSGGCITANVEPRHVGQSCFGKAPADVEARLVDDTGQDVPCGEVGELLVRRKGNNPRKGFFSGYYKNPAATEEIWEGGWLHTGDLARQDAEGAFYFVDRKKNIIRRSGENISAVEVESILQQQEPIGTVAVTAVPDDLRGDEVMAAIELAEGFEDSADLAQQIFETAMPLLAYYKLPGYIAFVDKLPKTPSEKLQRGEVKTLCRRLVEQGKTYDLRSLKKRPKTEGTGT, from the coding sequence ATGACAACAGTATATGACGCGTTTCAGAACAGCGTGGCCACCTATGGGAACCGCCCTTTTCTGCATATCCCCGCGACCGCCTGTACCGCCTATCACGATGGCCCCATTGATTTCACCTATGGCGAAATGGCGCAAAAGGTGGAACACTTGCGCGTCTTTTATCAGAGGCGCGGCCTGACCACCGGCCAAAGAATGGGCCTTGTCCTGGAAAACCGGCCGGATTTTTTCATGCACTGGCTGGCCCTCAATGCGCTTGGTGTCAGTATTGTACCGATCAATCCCGAATTTTCCCCAGAAGAAATCAACTATCTCGTCTCGCATAGCGAAGCCGCCGCTGTGATCAGCCTGGATGAACGCGCGGCCTATATCGCCTCGGCTGTGAAGGACCTGAATTGTCCCGTGGTCAACCTTTCGGATCTTGAAACCCTGCCGCAACAGCCGGAAGCTGTGACAGGGGAGAAGACCGAACAGACTGAATGCGCGCTGATGTTCACCTCGGGCAGCACTGGAAAACCCAAAGCCTGCATGCTGAGCAACGAATATTTCTTGGAATTTGGCCATTGGTACCGGGATATTGGCGGCTATTGTACGCTAGAGCCTGGCAAGGAACGTCTGCTCACGCCACTGCCGCTGGTGCATATGAATGCGCTTGCCTGTTCCACCATGGGCATGATGATGAACGGCGGCTGTATTATTCAGCTGGACCGCTTCCATCCGCGCACCTGGTGGCAAAGCATTGCGGAAAGCAACGCCACCATCGTGCATTATCTGGGCGTTCTGCCGGCTATTCTTCTGCAGATCCCGGAAGGCCCCTATGATCGTGCCCATCAGGTCAAGTTCGGCTTTGGCGCCGGGGTCAACCCCAAACATCACGCCGCCTTTGAAGAACGCTTTGGCTTTCCCCTAATTGAAAGCTGGGCCATGACCGAATCCGGCAGCGGCGGCTGCATCACCGCAAATGTGGAACCCCGCCATGTGGGCCAAAGCTGTTTTGGCAAGGCCCCGGCGGATGTGGAAGCGCGTCTTGTAGATGACACGGGACAGGATGTACCTTGTGGCGAGGTCGGCGAACTTCTGGTCCGGCGCAAGGGAAACAATCCGCGAAAAGGTTTCTTCTCCGGCTATTATAAGAATCCGGCCGCGACCGAAGAAATCTGGGAGGGCGGCTGGCTGCACACGGGGGACCTTGCGCGACAGGACGCGGAAGGGGCGTTTTATTTTGTAGACCGCAAAAAAAACATCATCCGCCGCAGTGGCGAAAACATTTCTGCCGTTGAGGTGGAATCCATCCTTCAGCAGCAGGAGCCCATCGGCACCGTGGCCGTCACAGCGGTTCCTGACGACCTGCGTGGGGATGAAGTCATGGCCGCCATCGAACTGGCTGAAGGCTTCGAGGATTCTGCGGACCTGGCCCAGCAGATTTTTGAAACGGCCATGCCCCTGCTCGCCTATTATAAGCTGCCGGGATATATCGCCTTTGTGGACAAGCTGCCGAAAACCCCGTCCGAAAAACTGCAACGCGGTGAGGTGAAAACCTTATGCCGCAGACTTGTCGAACAGGGAAAGACCTATGATCTCAGATCCCTGAAGAAACGCCCCAAGACCGAAGGAACCGGCACATGA
- a CDS encoding Lrp/AsnC family transcriptional regulator → MLDKLSDIDKKILAALQEDNSLTNTELADKVGLSTAPCWRRIRKLEEMGLIDKRVALLNAEKLGLNIVSFANVKLSHHRDNALEDFERLIKVYPEVTECYTISGSMDYVLKIITTDMTAYENFLRHKLLKMDMVNEVHSRFAVTKVKYTTALPLKLSS, encoded by the coding sequence ATGCTGGACAAATTAAGCGACATAGACAAAAAGATTCTCGCCGCTCTTCAGGAAGATAACAGCCTCACCAATACAGAGCTGGCCGACAAGGTGGGACTATCGACCGCCCCCTGCTGGCGACGCATCCGGAAACTTGAAGAGATGGGCCTGATTGACAAACGGGTCGCCCTGCTCAATGCCGAAAAACTCGGCCTGAACATCGTTTCCTTCGCCAATGTCAAACTGTCCCACCACCGGGACAATGCGCTTGAGGATTTTGAGCGCCTGATCAAGGTCTATCCCGAGGTTACCGAATGCTACACCATTAGCGGTTCTATGGATTATGTCCTGAAAATCATCACCACGGACATGACCGCTTATGAAAATTTCCTGCGCCACAAGCTTTTGAAAATGGATATGGTTAACGAAGTTCATTCCCGGTTCGCCGTTACCAAGGTCAAATACACCACTGCCCTGCCCCTGAAGTTGTCTTCATAG
- a CDS encoding indolepyruvate ferredoxin oxidoreductase family protein, with protein sequence MKKDLISLDDKYILNEGSAFMSGIQALVRIPLVQRWRDRAAGLNTAGFISGYRGSPLGGYDQALVKARKFLEKENIHFQPGLNEELAATAVWGTQQVNMFEGARYDGVFGIWYGKGPGVDRTGDVFRHANAAGTSPHGGVLAIAGDDHAAKSSTLPHQSDHSFYATMLPMLYPADIQEFVEYGLLGIAMSRYCGCWTAFKVTSETVETTATVDLSRENREIFLPDETEFEMPPGGVHIRPNDVWKEQDYRLQRYKLFAALAFVKKNKVDRIVMDSSKPRFGIITSGKSYGDVRQALFELGIDHDVAEQIGLRLYKVGMPWPLEPDGVRNFCEGLEEILIVEEKRELIENQLKQQLFNWHADKRPKVVGKYDEHGNWLLPPDNDLSVGLITHVIADRISRFYHNDRIDERLEFFNRREALQKSYQPPIIRTPYFCSGCPHNTSTKVPEGSRATAGIGCHIMALWMDRNTSTFTQMGGEGVPWVGQAPFTDEKHIFVNLGDGTYFHSGLLAVRQSVAAGVNVTYKILYNDAVAMTGGQPHDGHLTVESIAQQMVGEGVKKIWILTEDLDRYRDRGKIPAHIPILDRDEMPAIQEEARNTEGCTVIIYDQTCAAEKRRRRKRGKYPDPDKRIFINDLVCEGCGDCSEKSNCVSVEPLETEFGRKRTINQSTCNKDYSCVKGFCPSFVSVLGGKVRKPKAIGFDAELENLPEPAISEMSHAYNILVTGVGGTGVLTIGALLGMASHVEGKACSILDMTGLAQKGGAVLSHVRLGPDMDELRTPHILTGGADLLLACDLVVAASPQSFETMQKSRTRAVINAHRIPVSSFVLNNNIDFKQEALKKVINDHTRDDGRYYVEATEIATALLGDSIATNVFMLGYAWQQGLVPLKRQSIERAIELNGVAVEQNLKTFACGRLAAHAPEKVEEIIRPLLDPASHEHIADTLEEIVAKRVSFLTGYQSKAYATRYQQLVGRVENKEKELFCAAGDLSTAVARYYFKLLAYKDEYEVARLYTNGEFLKKLEAQFEGDYKLRFHMAPPILEKKDKVTGHPKKREFGPWMMKLLKIVAKGRILRGTPLDIFGYTAERKMERALIREYEAVVEDILTHLHKDNYALCVDLASYPDGIRGYGYVKETNVERQKKKAAELRQALKEGKTHAGKTDDRTDNRDDQRKIA encoded by the coding sequence GTGAAAAAAGACCTTATTTCCCTTGATGATAAATACATTTTGAATGAGGGCAGCGCCTTCATGTCGGGCATTCAGGCTCTGGTCCGGATTCCTCTGGTGCAACGCTGGCGGGATCGGGCGGCGGGTCTGAATACAGCGGGATTTATTTCCGGATACCGGGGATCGCCGCTGGGGGGGTATGATCAGGCCCTGGTCAAGGCGCGCAAGTTTCTGGAAAAGGAAAATATCCATTTCCAACCGGGACTGAATGAGGAGCTGGCGGCTACCGCAGTCTGGGGCACACAGCAGGTGAACATGTTTGAAGGCGCTCGGTATGACGGGGTGTTTGGTATCTGGTACGGCAAGGGGCCGGGGGTGGATCGGACCGGCGATGTGTTCCGCCACGCCAATGCCGCCGGAACCAGCCCGCATGGCGGGGTTCTGGCCATTGCCGGGGACGATCATGCGGCTAAATCCTCCACTTTGCCGCATCAGTCTGATCACAGTTTTTATGCGACCATGTTGCCGATGCTGTATCCGGCGGATATTCAGGAATTTGTGGAATATGGTCTGCTGGGCATTGCCATGTCCCGCTATTGTGGCTGTTGGACCGCTTTCAAGGTGACCAGCGAGACGGTTGAAACCACGGCCACCGTAGACCTCAGCCGGGAAAACCGGGAAATCTTTCTGCCCGATGAAACGGAATTCGAAATGCCGCCGGGTGGGGTGCATATTCGCCCCAATGACGTCTGGAAGGAACAGGATTACCGCTTGCAGCGTTATAAACTTTTTGCCGCGCTGGCCTTCGTCAAGAAAAACAAGGTCGATCGCATCGTCATGGACAGCTCCAAGCCCCGCTTTGGCATTATCACCAGCGGCAAGAGTTATGGCGATGTACGCCAGGCTCTGTTCGAGCTGGGTATTGATCATGATGTGGCAGAACAAATTGGCCTCAGGCTTTACAAGGTGGGTATGCCTTGGCCGCTGGAACCGGACGGGGTTCGGAACTTCTGTGAAGGCCTGGAAGAAATTCTGATTGTTGAGGAAAAGCGCGAGCTCATCGAAAACCAGCTCAAGCAGCAGCTCTTTAACTGGCATGCGGACAAGCGACCGAAAGTGGTCGGTAAATATGATGAACACGGCAACTGGCTGCTGCCGCCGGATAATGATCTTAGCGTGGGGCTCATCACCCATGTGATTGCGGATCGGATTTCCCGCTTCTACCATAATGATCGCATTGACGAACGGCTGGAATTCTTTAACCGGCGTGAGGCATTGCAGAAAAGTTACCAGCCGCCGATTATTCGCACGCCTTATTTCTGTTCCGGCTGTCCGCATAACACGTCGACCAAAGTTCCTGAAGGCAGCCGGGCCACAGCCGGGATCGGGTGTCACATTATGGCGCTGTGGATGGACCGCAACACCTCCACCTTTACCCAGATGGGCGGGGAGGGGGTTCCCTGGGTCGGTCAGGCGCCCTTCACCGATGAAAAACATATTTTCGTCAATCTGGGGGATGGGACCTATTTCCATTCCGGCCTTCTGGCGGTGCGTCAGTCCGTGGCTGCCGGGGTCAATGTGACCTACAAGATTCTCTATAATGACGCGGTGGCCATGACCGGTGGCCAGCCCCATGATGGCCACTTGACGGTGGAAAGCATCGCCCAGCAGATGGTGGGCGAAGGGGTGAAGAAAATCTGGATTCTGACCGAAGATCTGGACCGGTATCGGGACCGCGGGAAAATTCCGGCGCATATCCCGATTCTGGACCGGGATGAGATGCCCGCCATTCAGGAAGAAGCCCGGAATACGGAAGGCTGCACCGTAATCATTTACGATCAGACCTGTGCCGCGGAAAAACGCCGGCGGCGCAAACGGGGCAAATATCCGGATCCGGATAAGCGCATCTTTATCAACGATCTGGTATGTGAGGGATGCGGGGATTGTTCGGAAAAATCCAACTGTGTCTCTGTCGAGCCTCTGGAAACGGAATTCGGTCGCAAGCGGACCATCAACCAGTCCACCTGTAACAAGGATTACAGTTGTGTCAAAGGGTTCTGTCCTTCCTTTGTCAGTGTGCTTGGCGGTAAGGTTCGCAAACCCAAAGCCATCGGTTTTGATGCGGAGCTGGAAAACCTGCCTGAGCCTGCCATCTCTGAAATGTCCCATGCCTATAATATTCTGGTAACCGGCGTGGGCGGCACCGGGGTGCTGACTATCGGGGCTCTTCTGGGCATGGCCTCCCATGTGGAAGGCAAGGCCTGTTCCATTCTGGATATGACCGGTCTGGCGCAGAAGGGTGGCGCGGTATTGTCGCATGTACGGCTGGGACCGGACATGGATGAATTGCGTACCCCGCATATTCTGACGGGCGGTGCGGATTTGTTGCTGGCCTGCGACTTGGTGGTGGCGGCCAGTCCCCAGTCTTTTGAAACCATGCAGAAAAGCCGAACCCGGGCTGTGATTAATGCTCACCGTATTCCGGTGTCGTCTTTTGTGCTGAACAATAATATCGACTTTAAGCAGGAAGCCCTGAAAAAAGTCATTAACGACCATACCCGCGATGATGGTCGCTATTATGTGGAAGCGACAGAAATCGCCACGGCGTTGCTGGGTGACAGTATCGCCACCAATGTTTTCATGCTGGGCTATGCCTGGCAGCAGGGGCTTGTTCCGCTCAAACGCCAGTCCATTGAACGGGCTATCGAGTTGAATGGCGTGGCGGTGGAGCAGAATCTCAAAACCTTTGCTTGCGGGCGTCTTGCGGCCCATGCGCCGGAAAAAGTGGAGGAAATCATTCGGCCGCTGCTTGATCCGGCAAGCCATGAACATATTGCCGATACGCTGGAAGAAATTGTCGCCAAGCGGGTTTCTTTCCTCACCGGCTATCAAAGCAAGGCCTATGCTACGCGCTATCAGCAGTTGGTCGGCCGGGTGGAAAACAAAGAGAAAGAGTTGTTCTGTGCCGCCGGGGATTTGTCAACGGCCGTGGCCAGATATTATTTCAAGCTTCTGGCCTATAAGGATGAATATGAGGTGGCTCGGCTTTATACCAACGGCGAATTCCTGAAAAAGCTGGAAGCCCAGTTTGAAGGCGACTATAAGTTGCGTTTCCATATGGCCCCGCCCATCCTGGAGAAGAAGGACAAGGTCACCGGCCATCCCAAGAAACGGGAGTTCGGCCCCTGGATGATGAAGTTGCTGAAAATTGTGGCGAAAGGACGCATATTGCGTGGGACGCCGCTGGATATTTTCGGCTATACGGCGGAACGCAAGATGGAACGCGCCCTGATCCGGGAGTATGAGGCCGTGGTGGAAGACATTCTTACGCATTTGCATAAGGATAATTATGCGTTATGTGTCGATCTGGCCTCTTATCCCGACGGAATTCGCGGATATGGTTATGTCAAGGAAACCAATGTGGAGCGGCAGAAGAAAAAAGCCGCTGAGCTGCGGCAGGCCCTGAAAGAGGGAAAAACGCATGCCGGAAAAACAGATGACAGGACCGACAACCGGGATGATCAGCGCAAGATCGCCTGA